A section of the Alkalihalobacillus sp. LMS39 genome encodes:
- a CDS encoding DMT family transporter, protein MSRLYQSYLYIIIAMVIVGSSVVVGKVLVSRIPVFLASEFRFLIASLILIPIWVIKEGRPTIDKREGVSLFLQAFCGVFLFSIFMLYGLKETTALEAGMLTSTLPAIVACIAVFILKEKISKRTALGILFAVAGTILVNMSGHVSEVGSVNNHVVGNSLVLGAVISEALFIILGKASSKRVSPLTITTVMSIWGVLFFLPFSLYELRKFNLADVSLFDWVFLLYYGIFVTVLAFLLMYKGISEVPASHAGVATSVLPLAAVVLSVIFLQEPFSILHGVGLLCVLLAIYIISTKEKQKKEKVREVES, encoded by the coding sequence ATGAGCCGCTTATATCAAAGTTATTTGTACATTATCATCGCTATGGTAATTGTAGGTAGTTCTGTAGTTGTTGGGAAAGTGCTAGTGAGTCGAATTCCAGTATTTTTAGCATCAGAGTTTCGCTTTCTTATCGCCTCACTTATTCTTATTCCGATTTGGGTAATAAAGGAAGGGAGGCCTACGATAGACAAGCGGGAAGGAGTTTCTTTGTTTTTACAAGCTTTTTGCGGCGTTTTTTTGTTTAGTATTTTTATGCTCTACGGTTTAAAGGAAACAACCGCTTTAGAAGCAGGGATGTTAACGAGCACACTTCCGGCAATTGTTGCTTGTATTGCTGTGTTCATATTAAAGGAAAAAATATCAAAACGAACGGCGCTTGGTATCTTGTTTGCTGTGGCAGGGACGATTCTTGTAAATATGAGTGGTCATGTATCAGAAGTAGGGAGCGTAAATAATCACGTTGTAGGAAATAGCCTTGTTTTAGGAGCTGTGATTAGTGAAGCGCTTTTTATAATTTTAGGAAAGGCTAGTTCAAAACGTGTTAGCCCATTAACGATAACAACTGTCATGAGTATATGGGGGGTCCTTTTCTTTCTACCATTTTCACTTTATGAGTTGCGGAAATTTAACTTAGCCGATGTATCATTATTTGACTGGGTGTTCCTTTTGTATTACGGAATTTTTGTGACGGTCCTTGCTTTTTTACTCATGTACAAAGGGATAAGTGAAGTTCCAGCAAGTCATGCTGGTGTCGCAACGTCAGTTCTTCCGTTAGCTGCTGTTGTTTTGTCGGTTATTTTTTTACAGGAACCATTTTCTATCCTTCATGGAGTTGGCCTTTTATGTGTATTGCTTGCCATCTATATCATTTCCACAAAAGAAAAACAGAAAAAGGAGAAAGTCCGGGAAGTAGAATCATAA